Proteins encoded within one genomic window of Oryza brachyantha chromosome 7, ObraRS2, whole genome shotgun sequence:
- the LOC102702484 gene encoding protein trichome birefringence-like 13 isoform X2, whose translation MPPARSLHAGVRRRGAILILLFPLLLLLLHLVSSPARSPPGPFPGTGGGEPQRRACDYASGEWVPDDASSGARYGHTCGEIFKGWNCVANGKRNGEELLRWRWRPRGCELPRLDPLRFLERHRNTSIGFVGDSLNRNMFVSLVCMLRGASREVRKWRPAGADRGFTFLNYNLTLAYHRTNLLVRYGRWSANPNGGPLESLGYKQGYRVDVDIPEQTWAKAPSFHDVIIFNTGHWWWAPSKFDPVQSPMLFFEKGIPVLPPLLPPAGLDLALKHMIIFVNKAMRPNGVKFFRTQSPRHFEGGDWNEGGSCQRDKPLSAEEEKWVAPGG comes from the exons ATGCCGCCTGCGAGGAGCCTACACGCCggagtgcggcggcgcggcgcgatcCTCATCCTTCTCTTCCCGCTGCTtctcctgctgctgcaccTGGTCTCCTCGCCCGCCCGCTCCCCGCCCGGGCCCTTccccggcaccggcggcggggagcccCAGCGGCGGGCCTGCGACTACGCCTCCGGGGAGTGGGTGCCCGACGACGCCTCTTCCGGCGCGAGGTACGGCCATACGTGCGGGGAGATCTTCAAGGGGTGGAACTGCGTCGCCAACGGGAAGCGTAACGGCGAGGAGCTGCTCCGCTGGCGGTGGAGGCCCCGCGGGTGCGAGCTCCCCAGGCTCGACCCGCTTCGGTTCCTGGAACGCCACAGGAACACCAGCATTG GATTTGTGGGCGATTCATTGAACCGGAATATGTTTGTCTCATTGGTTTGCATGCTTAGGGGGGCAAGTCGGGAGGTTCGCAAGTGGCGTCCTGCGGGAGCAGACCGGGGTTTCACATTCCTGAACTATAACCTCACCCTGGCATACCACAGGACTAATCTTTTGGTACGCTATGGTAG GTGGTCAGCCAATCCAAATGGGGGTCCCCTAGAATCTCTTGGATACAAGCAAGGCTACAGAGTTGATGTTGATATTCCTGAACAAACATGGGCAAAGGCTCCAAGCTTCCATGATGTTATTATTTTCAACACAGGGCATTG GTGGTGGGCCCCTTCAAAATTTGATCCAGTACAGTCACCAATGCTATTCTTTGAGAAAGGGATTCCAGTTTTACCTCCTTTACTGCCACCTGCAGGACTGGATTTGGCTCTTAAACACATG ATAATATTTGTGAACAAAGCAATGAGACCCAATGGGGTGAAATTCTTCCGCACTCAATCCCCTAGACATTTTGAAGGTGGTGACTGGAATGAAGGTGGATCTTGTCAACGTGACAAACCCTTATCAGCAGAAGAG GAAAAGTGGGTGGCGCCAGGGGGTTGA
- the LOC102717727 gene encoding ubiquitin-like domain-containing protein CIP73 isoform X1 — protein MSDDASNGASSSTVKAGDDSESTIEINIKTLDSQVHKLSVQKNASVLALKEKIVEAAGIPVDQQRLIFRGRVLKDDHLLSEYHLEDGYTLHLVARRAAAEGQHSSGAPDENAHANVNVAGNGGLLGDISREIIEAMHSEGMIDDLARSVRDILGSIGLAMPGGMTNATFSVPLGTAPEGANNINVRTQPGNHAQPGFSILNHQIQVSQLQPAGSIPRNMVIPDSLTTLLEYINRMDQVLQNNGTPSVDSNTEQPPRSDDAYLSQRFPSPEVLVSVIERAQQLLGGSASSSLSHLAQRIQRDASTGDTSIRSQIQNESAQLGVAMQHLGAMLLELGRTMMMLRMGPSPADAFVNAGSSVYINSAGPNPIMVQPSFQNTPPFGLSSIPVLGGISGTFGIVDPSRSSGVNTHGNSTTSGSSAGMATASVGTVNDGRQNVERTQGGNPSANSMHGVPTRTVIAAIPARPTVEAPNHVLSVILPVQVRSQVAVPNQSNLSQGSHTAVGSGSQPNATDTIPQASVGGVASVPSIVAQINAQIANALSVNQQSQVSSSEQNTTVQGSRPITTNGADNAQSVASAITQLQTELSDINGGRTSLNAQSYDIPPSNTSDRNSSSEGSRTKHAEMEGIHADNVGKPSGESASANLAGQIAATCTDDSSVNRSSVNSPQKNMPLDGVSSQSIIPSTSSRSEPVGLGGGLQPKRRSRTSKPPGSSSDAGEALNSSRVSNSQDAVSMGQQVLQALASQNSNVNRSSIADSPPPSITSQFSGGMPPRRQGGEGQVDFGSMISNVLNNPVFGNLLSNVAEQAGMGSAGDLRNMVEECAQSPAMMDTMSNIVQNVDGSGRGIGGLDLSRMMQQMMPVVSQVLGGAGAHSAGTNSGQSRLQPQHIDMRVDDASDYGSSQIDLHQACQHIEQHNSPRDIFSAVLETASQAYGEDESIEDMLEELVSDPELTDDYLKLLLQQVRQRIQSASQTRNQS, from the exons ATGTCGGATGATGCTTCTAACGGCGCCAGCAGTTCAACAGTAAAAGCTGGTGATGATTCGGAGTCTACCATTGAGATCAACATCAAAACCCTGGATTCGCAAGTTCATAAACTCTCTGTTCAGAAGAAT GCATCTGTTCTGGCCCTTAAAGAGAAGATTGTAGAGGCAGCTGGCATTCCTGTGGACCAGCAACGGTTGATTTTTAGAGGAAGAGTCCTAAAGGATGATCACCTACTGTCAGAATATC ATCTGGAAGACGGGTACACATTGCATTTGGTTGCTCGGCGTGCAGCTGCTGAAGGCCAACATTCTTCTGGAGCTCCTGATGAAAACGCCCATGCTAATG TTAATGTTGCTGGAAATGGAGGACTGTTAGGAGATATCTCCAGG GAAATTATAGAGGCTATGCATTCTGAGGGGATGATAGATGACCTGGCTAGG AGTGTCCGGGATATTCTTGGTTCCATAGGTCTTGCGATGCCTGGTGGCATGACAAACGCTACATTTTCG GTACCTTTAGGCACTGCACCGGAAGGGGCCAATAATATCAATGTAAGAACTCAACCAGGGAACCATGCACAACCAGGGTTTTCAATTCTGAATCATCAAATCCAAGTATCACAACTACAACCAGCAGGCTCAATTCCTCGCAACATG GTTATTCCTGATTCTCTGACAACTCTTTTGGAGTATATCAACCGCATGGACCAAGTATTACAGAATAacg GTACTCCATCTGTTGATTCAAATACCGAGCAACCACCAAGATCAGATGATGCTTATCTAAGTCAAAGATTTCCAAGTCCTGAGGTTCTGGTGTCAGTCATTGAAAGAGCTCAACAACTTCTTGGTGGCagtgcttcttcttctctttca CATCTCGCACAGCGAATTCAGAGAGATGCTAGCACTGGTGATACATCTATACGAAGCCAGATCCAGAATGAATCTGCTCAGTTGGGAGTAGCAATGCAGCATCTGGGTGCAATGCTTTTGGAGCTTGGTCGAACAATGATGATGCTTCGGATGGGGCCATCTCCT GCTGATGCTTTTGTAAATGCTGGATCTTCTGTTTATATAAACTCTGCAGGACCAAATCCAATCATGGTTCAG CCATCTTTTCAAAATACTCCCCCTTTTGGACTTTCCAGCATACCAGTTCTTGGTGGAATTTCTGGCACCTTTGGCATTGTTGACCCTTCTCGTTCATCTGGTGTCAACACCCATG GTAATTCTACGACAAGTGGGTCATCAGCTGGTATGGCCACTGCTTCTGTGGGTACCGTCAATGATGGCCGTCAAAATGTGGAAAGAACTCAAGGAGGTAACCCATCAGCTAACTCAATGCATGGAGTGCCAACAAGGACAGTAATTGCAGCCATTCCTGCACGGCCCACGGTTGAGGCTCCAAACCATGTCCTGAGTGTTATCCTGCCTGTTCAAGTGAGGAGTCAAGTAGCAGTGCCTAATCAATCCAACCTTTCTCAAGGTTCACACACTGCGGTGGGCAGTGGATCTCAACCAAATGCAACAGACACTATTCCACAAGCTTCTGTAGGTGGTGTTGCTAGCGTTCCTTCTATAGTGGCACAAATAAATGCACAAATAGCCAATGCATTGAGTGTGAATCAACAAAGCCAGGTTTCATCATCTGAGCAAAACACAACAGTTCAGGGATCTCGCCCCATCACAACGAATGGAGCTGACAATGCTCAGTCTGTGGCATCAGCAATTACGCAATTGCAAACTGAGCTATCAGATATTAATGGTGGACGCACTTCACTAAATGCACAATCATATG ATATTCCTCCTTCAAATACATCTGACCGCAATTCATCATCGGAAGGCAGCAGGACCAAACATGCAGAGATGGAAGGGATTCATGCAGATAATGTTGGAAAACCTTCTGGGGAATCAGCATCGGCCAACTTAGCAGGGCAAATTGCAGCCACCTGTACAGATGATAGTTCTGTTAACAGATCATCTGTAAATTCTCCACAGAAGAACATGCCATTGGATGGAGTATCTTCACAATCCATTATACCAAGTACAAGTAGTAGGTCTGAACCAGTAGGTCTTGGTGGAGGTCTGCAGCCTAAG AGACGGAGCAGAACATCAAAGCCACCTGGGAGTAGCAGTGATGCTGGTGAAGCCCTTAATTCCTCTCGTGTCAGCAATAGCCAAGATGCTGTTTCAATGGGCCAGCAGGTTCTGCAAGCCCTTGCTTCACAAAACAGTAATGTGAACAGAAGCAGCATTGCAGATTCTCCACCTCCATCCATTACCTCACAGTTCTCTGGTGGAATGCCTCCAAGAAGACAGGGTGGTGAAGGACAAGTTGATTTTGGCAGTATGATATCCAATGTGCTCAACAACCCAGTTTTTGGCAATCTGCTGTCCAATGTAGCAGAGCAAGCAGGCATGGGTTCTGCAGGTGATTTGAGGAACATGGTGGAAGAGTGTGCACAGAGCCCTGCAATGATGGATACTATGAGTAATATAGTGCAAAATGTGGATGGGTCAGGAAGAGGTATAGGTGGCCTTGACTTGTCTAGAATGATGCAGCAAATGATGCCCGTTGTATCACAAGTTCTTGGTGGAGCTGGGGCCCATTCTGCTGGTACAAATAGTGGACAATCCAGATTGCAGCCCCAGCACATTGACATGAGAGTGGATGATGCTTCAGATTATGGAAGTTCTCAG
- the LOC102702484 gene encoding protein trichome birefringence-like 13 isoform X1: protein MPPARSLHAGVRRRGAILILLFPLLLLLLHLVSSPARSPPGPFPGTGGGEPQRRACDYASGEWVPDDASSGARYGHTCGEIFKGWNCVANGKRNGEELLRWRWRPRGCELPRLDPLRFLERHRNTSIGFVGDSLNRNMFVSLVCMLRGASREVRKWRPAGADRGFTFLNYNLTLAYHRTNLLVRYGRWSANPNGGPLESLGYKQGYRVDVDIPEQTWAKAPSFHDVIIFNTGHWWWAPSKFDPVQSPMLFFEKGIPVLPPLLPPAGLDLALKHMIIFVNKAMRPNGVKFFRTQSPRHFEGGDWNEGGSCQRDKPLSAEEVEELFSLGNNGTNIEARLVNQHLMSALEKSTFKVLNITHMSEFRADAHPSTTGGKKHDDCMHWCLPGPTDTWNDLLAANLLAVAS from the exons ATGCCGCCTGCGAGGAGCCTACACGCCggagtgcggcggcgcggcgcgatcCTCATCCTTCTCTTCCCGCTGCTtctcctgctgctgcaccTGGTCTCCTCGCCCGCCCGCTCCCCGCCCGGGCCCTTccccggcaccggcggcggggagcccCAGCGGCGGGCCTGCGACTACGCCTCCGGGGAGTGGGTGCCCGACGACGCCTCTTCCGGCGCGAGGTACGGCCATACGTGCGGGGAGATCTTCAAGGGGTGGAACTGCGTCGCCAACGGGAAGCGTAACGGCGAGGAGCTGCTCCGCTGGCGGTGGAGGCCCCGCGGGTGCGAGCTCCCCAGGCTCGACCCGCTTCGGTTCCTGGAACGCCACAGGAACACCAGCATTG GATTTGTGGGCGATTCATTGAACCGGAATATGTTTGTCTCATTGGTTTGCATGCTTAGGGGGGCAAGTCGGGAGGTTCGCAAGTGGCGTCCTGCGGGAGCAGACCGGGGTTTCACATTCCTGAACTATAACCTCACCCTGGCATACCACAGGACTAATCTTTTGGTACGCTATGGTAG GTGGTCAGCCAATCCAAATGGGGGTCCCCTAGAATCTCTTGGATACAAGCAAGGCTACAGAGTTGATGTTGATATTCCTGAACAAACATGGGCAAAGGCTCCAAGCTTCCATGATGTTATTATTTTCAACACAGGGCATTG GTGGTGGGCCCCTTCAAAATTTGATCCAGTACAGTCACCAATGCTATTCTTTGAGAAAGGGATTCCAGTTTTACCTCCTTTACTGCCACCTGCAGGACTGGATTTGGCTCTTAAACACATG ATAATATTTGTGAACAAAGCAATGAGACCCAATGGGGTGAAATTCTTCCGCACTCAATCCCCTAGACATTTTGAAGGTGGTGACTGGAATGAAGGTGGATCTTGTCAACGTGACAAACCCTTATCAGCAGAAGAG GTTGAAGAACTTTTCTCCTTGGGCAACAATGGCACAAACATAGAAGCACGCTTGGTAAACCAGCACTTGATGAGTGCTCTTGAAAAGTCTACTTTCAAAGTTCTGAATATCACTCACATGAGTGAATTCAGAGCTGATGCTCATCCTTCAACAACCGGTGGGAAGAAGCATGATGATTGCATGCATTGGTGTTTGCCAGGACCAACAGATACATGGAACGATTTGCTAGCAGCAAATCTATTGGCAGTTGCGAGTTAG
- the LOC102702771 gene encoding peroxidase 7-like, with the protein MARTPVALSLAAAAALLLLAVSAAAGEDGKQQQQEQGQGQGYTQPAYRQPVSGLQPGYYQQSCPDMEGVVQRAVKKAIAADYTLAPALLRLFFHDFAVGGVDASVLVDAPGSERYARASKTLRGFDLIDSIKKELEEKCPRTVSCADILAAAARDASAQVGVDYWQLAYGRKDGRKSSMVDADQYVPMGRESVTDLVAFFESRGLNVFDLVVLSGAHTVGRATCAAVRPRLCGYQGTGKPDAALDARYADFLRRKCRSGGGDDAYVELDAETPTTFDNRYYQNLLHGMGLLETDQKLLPDSRTGEFVRELAAQPSLFSHQFAKSMARIGAVQVLTGNEGEVRLKCSAINGH; encoded by the exons ATGGCGAGAACGCCGGTGGCTCTCTCcttggccgcggcggcggcgctcctcctcctcgccgtgtcggcggcggcgggggaggatggcaagcagcagcagcaggagcagggACAGGGACAGGGGTACACGCAGCCTGCGTACCGGCAGCCGGTGAGCGGGCTGCAGCCAGGGTACTACCAGCAGTCGTGCCCGGACATGGAGGGCGTTGTCCAGCGAGCCGTCAAGAaggccatcgccgccgactACACCCTCGCCCCGGCGCTCCTCCGCCTCTTCTTCCACGACTTCGCCGTCGGC GGGGTCGACGCGTCCGTGCTGGTCGACGCGCCGGGGAGCGAGAGGTACGCGAGGGCGAGCAAGACGCTGCGCGGCTTCGACCTGATCGACTCCATcaagaaggagctggaggagaaGTGCCCCAGGACCGTCTCCTGCGCCgacatcctcgccgccgccgcccgcgacgCCAGCGCGCAG GTCGGGGTGGACTACTGGCAGCTGGCGTACGGGCGCAAGGACGGGCGAAAGTCGAGCATGGTGGACGCCGACCAGTACGTGCCCATGGGCCGCGAGAGCGTCACCGACCTCGTCGCCTTCTTCGAGTCGAGGGGGCTCAACGTGTTCGACCTCGTCGTCCTCTCCGGCGCGCACACCGTCGGCCGCGCCACGTGCGCCGCCGTGAGGCCGCGCCTGTGCGGCTACCAGGGCACGGGGAAGCCCGACGCCGCGCTGGACGCCCGGTACGCCGACTTCCTGCGGCGCAAGtgccggagcggcggcggcgacgacgcctaCGTGGAGCTCGACGCCGAGACGCCGACGACGTTCGACAACCGGTACTACCAGAACCTCCTCCACGGGATGGGCCTCCTGGAGACGGACCAGAAGTTGCTGCCGGACTCGAGGACGGGGGAGTTCGTCCGGGAGCTCGCCGCGCAGCCGTCGCTGTTCAGCCACCAGTTCGCCAAGTCCATGGCCCGCATCGGCGCCGTGCAGGTGCTCACCGGCAACGAAGGCGAGGTCCGCCTCAAGTGCTCCGCCATCAACGGCCACTAA
- the LOC102717727 gene encoding ubiquitin-like domain-containing protein CIP73 isoform X2 — MSDDASNGASSSTVKAGDDSESTIEINIKTLDSQVHKLSVQKNASVLALKEKIVEAAGIPVDQQRLIFRGRVLKDDHLLSEYHLEDGYTLHLVARRAAAEGQHSSGAPDENAHANVNVAGNGGLLGDISRSVRDILGSIGLAMPGGMTNATFSVPLGTAPEGANNINVRTQPGNHAQPGFSILNHQIQVSQLQPAGSIPRNMVIPDSLTTLLEYINRMDQVLQNNGTPSVDSNTEQPPRSDDAYLSQRFPSPEVLVSVIERAQQLLGGSASSSLSHLAQRIQRDASTGDTSIRSQIQNESAQLGVAMQHLGAMLLELGRTMMMLRMGPSPADAFVNAGSSVYINSAGPNPIMVQPSFQNTPPFGLSSIPVLGGISGTFGIVDPSRSSGVNTHGNSTTSGSSAGMATASVGTVNDGRQNVERTQGGNPSANSMHGVPTRTVIAAIPARPTVEAPNHVLSVILPVQVRSQVAVPNQSNLSQGSHTAVGSGSQPNATDTIPQASVGGVASVPSIVAQINAQIANALSVNQQSQVSSSEQNTTVQGSRPITTNGADNAQSVASAITQLQTELSDINGGRTSLNAQSYDIPPSNTSDRNSSSEGSRTKHAEMEGIHADNVGKPSGESASANLAGQIAATCTDDSSVNRSSVNSPQKNMPLDGVSSQSIIPSTSSRSEPVGLGGGLQPKRRSRTSKPPGSSSDAGEALNSSRVSNSQDAVSMGQQVLQALASQNSNVNRSSIADSPPPSITSQFSGGMPPRRQGGEGQVDFGSMISNVLNNPVFGNLLSNVAEQAGMGSAGDLRNMVEECAQSPAMMDTMSNIVQNVDGSGRGIGGLDLSRMMQQMMPVVSQVLGGAGAHSAGTNSGQSRLQPQHIDMRVDDASDYGSSQIDLHQACQHIEQHNSPRDIFSAVLETASQAYGEDESIEDMLEELVSDPELTDDYLKLLLQQVRQRIQSASQTRNQS; from the exons ATGTCGGATGATGCTTCTAACGGCGCCAGCAGTTCAACAGTAAAAGCTGGTGATGATTCGGAGTCTACCATTGAGATCAACATCAAAACCCTGGATTCGCAAGTTCATAAACTCTCTGTTCAGAAGAAT GCATCTGTTCTGGCCCTTAAAGAGAAGATTGTAGAGGCAGCTGGCATTCCTGTGGACCAGCAACGGTTGATTTTTAGAGGAAGAGTCCTAAAGGATGATCACCTACTGTCAGAATATC ATCTGGAAGACGGGTACACATTGCATTTGGTTGCTCGGCGTGCAGCTGCTGAAGGCCAACATTCTTCTGGAGCTCCTGATGAAAACGCCCATGCTAATG TTAATGTTGCTGGAAATGGAGGACTGTTAGGAGATATCTCCAGG AGTGTCCGGGATATTCTTGGTTCCATAGGTCTTGCGATGCCTGGTGGCATGACAAACGCTACATTTTCG GTACCTTTAGGCACTGCACCGGAAGGGGCCAATAATATCAATGTAAGAACTCAACCAGGGAACCATGCACAACCAGGGTTTTCAATTCTGAATCATCAAATCCAAGTATCACAACTACAACCAGCAGGCTCAATTCCTCGCAACATG GTTATTCCTGATTCTCTGACAACTCTTTTGGAGTATATCAACCGCATGGACCAAGTATTACAGAATAacg GTACTCCATCTGTTGATTCAAATACCGAGCAACCACCAAGATCAGATGATGCTTATCTAAGTCAAAGATTTCCAAGTCCTGAGGTTCTGGTGTCAGTCATTGAAAGAGCTCAACAACTTCTTGGTGGCagtgcttcttcttctctttca CATCTCGCACAGCGAATTCAGAGAGATGCTAGCACTGGTGATACATCTATACGAAGCCAGATCCAGAATGAATCTGCTCAGTTGGGAGTAGCAATGCAGCATCTGGGTGCAATGCTTTTGGAGCTTGGTCGAACAATGATGATGCTTCGGATGGGGCCATCTCCT GCTGATGCTTTTGTAAATGCTGGATCTTCTGTTTATATAAACTCTGCAGGACCAAATCCAATCATGGTTCAG CCATCTTTTCAAAATACTCCCCCTTTTGGACTTTCCAGCATACCAGTTCTTGGTGGAATTTCTGGCACCTTTGGCATTGTTGACCCTTCTCGTTCATCTGGTGTCAACACCCATG GTAATTCTACGACAAGTGGGTCATCAGCTGGTATGGCCACTGCTTCTGTGGGTACCGTCAATGATGGCCGTCAAAATGTGGAAAGAACTCAAGGAGGTAACCCATCAGCTAACTCAATGCATGGAGTGCCAACAAGGACAGTAATTGCAGCCATTCCTGCACGGCCCACGGTTGAGGCTCCAAACCATGTCCTGAGTGTTATCCTGCCTGTTCAAGTGAGGAGTCAAGTAGCAGTGCCTAATCAATCCAACCTTTCTCAAGGTTCACACACTGCGGTGGGCAGTGGATCTCAACCAAATGCAACAGACACTATTCCACAAGCTTCTGTAGGTGGTGTTGCTAGCGTTCCTTCTATAGTGGCACAAATAAATGCACAAATAGCCAATGCATTGAGTGTGAATCAACAAAGCCAGGTTTCATCATCTGAGCAAAACACAACAGTTCAGGGATCTCGCCCCATCACAACGAATGGAGCTGACAATGCTCAGTCTGTGGCATCAGCAATTACGCAATTGCAAACTGAGCTATCAGATATTAATGGTGGACGCACTTCACTAAATGCACAATCATATG ATATTCCTCCTTCAAATACATCTGACCGCAATTCATCATCGGAAGGCAGCAGGACCAAACATGCAGAGATGGAAGGGATTCATGCAGATAATGTTGGAAAACCTTCTGGGGAATCAGCATCGGCCAACTTAGCAGGGCAAATTGCAGCCACCTGTACAGATGATAGTTCTGTTAACAGATCATCTGTAAATTCTCCACAGAAGAACATGCCATTGGATGGAGTATCTTCACAATCCATTATACCAAGTACAAGTAGTAGGTCTGAACCAGTAGGTCTTGGTGGAGGTCTGCAGCCTAAG AGACGGAGCAGAACATCAAAGCCACCTGGGAGTAGCAGTGATGCTGGTGAAGCCCTTAATTCCTCTCGTGTCAGCAATAGCCAAGATGCTGTTTCAATGGGCCAGCAGGTTCTGCAAGCCCTTGCTTCACAAAACAGTAATGTGAACAGAAGCAGCATTGCAGATTCTCCACCTCCATCCATTACCTCACAGTTCTCTGGTGGAATGCCTCCAAGAAGACAGGGTGGTGAAGGACAAGTTGATTTTGGCAGTATGATATCCAATGTGCTCAACAACCCAGTTTTTGGCAATCTGCTGTCCAATGTAGCAGAGCAAGCAGGCATGGGTTCTGCAGGTGATTTGAGGAACATGGTGGAAGAGTGTGCACAGAGCCCTGCAATGATGGATACTATGAGTAATATAGTGCAAAATGTGGATGGGTCAGGAAGAGGTATAGGTGGCCTTGACTTGTCTAGAATGATGCAGCAAATGATGCCCGTTGTATCACAAGTTCTTGGTGGAGCTGGGGCCCATTCTGCTGGTACAAATAGTGGACAATCCAGATTGCAGCCCCAGCACATTGACATGAGAGTGGATGATGCTTCAGATTATGGAAGTTCTCAG